The genomic window AAAACTTTTGGTTCTTTTCCTTCAATATAAATTTCAACCCTTTTCTTTGGGCAAAACTCTGTAGCAAGTTCTCCTGTTTCAGTGCAAACTGTGGCATAAATAATTCCTCCAGGTTTTTTAAAATCAACAGTATCAGGAATTCCAAGAATTTCGTTTGATCTCTTCATAAAAAGAGACCATATAGGTAAAGCAAGAACAGCTCCTGTAGCTCTATCAAAAATTGTCATAACTGAATCAAAACCTACCCATACTCCACATAAAATTTTAGGTGTAAAACCGATAAACCAGGTATCTGTATATTTATCAGTTGTTCCAGTCTTCCCAGCAGCAATTCCTTTAAAACCGTAATCTTTTGCATAATAAGCTGTTCCATACTGGAAAGTGGATTTCATCATATCTACTAAAATATAGACTTCCCTTTCATCAAAAACTTTTTCTGGTTCATATGTAAATTTTTCAATTATATTACCATTAGAAAGTTCTATTTCATTTATCAAATGCATCTTTTTCCTTTTTCCTAAATTGGCAATAGTAAGATAACTTTCACACATCTCCCACAAAGAAAGACTGGGGGAACCAAGAGCTATTGAAAGAACAGGAGGTATATAACCTTTTATACCCAGTCTGTTGGCAAACTCAATTACTGATTCTGGCCCAATCTTTTCAAGAATATGAACTGTAGCCAGGTTTCTTGAATGAGCAAGGGCATCCCTAACTGTAATAAGACCCATAAACTGGTCATCAAAATTCCTTGGTTTCCATGGTTTCCCTGAACCATCATCTTCTATAACATAAGGTAAATCCTCAACCGGATCACCAGGAAAAATCCCTGAATTAATTGCTGTAAGATATATAAAGGGTTTAAAAGCTGAACCTACCTGTCTTTTAGCCTGAATTGCCCTGTTAAACTGCGACTTTAAAAAGTTTCTTCCACCTATAAGAGCAAGAACATCACCTGTCTCTACATCAACTGCAATCATAGCGACTTCCAGTTTTAAAGAATCAGATTTTTTATATCTTCCTTTATAGTAGGTTCTTACTCTTTTATCATAAATAGGTAAAATAGAATCAACAATTTTCTCTGCTATTTTCTGCAATCTTAAATCCATTGAAAGTTTTACTTTAACTCCTTCCTTGTAAAGAAAATCTTCTCCGTAAAGAGAATTAATATATTTACGAACCTCCTCAAAATAATATCTTCCTATACTTTTAACAGATTCCTTATCCTTATCTTGTTTCTGAGGTAAAGGCTCCTTTAAAGCTTTTTCATAAGTTTTTTTATCTATAACTTTATTTTCATAAAGAACTTTAAGGACAAAGTCTCTTCTTTTTTTAGAAAGTTCCGGATTTTTAAAAGGAGAATAAATGTTTGCATTTTTGGGAATAGCAGCAAGTAAAGCAGCTTCAGCCCATGTTACATTTTTCGGAGATTTACCAAAAAAATGTTTACATGCTGTTTTTATACCGTATATACCTTCTCCAAAGTAAATCTGATTTAAATATCTTTCAAGAATCTCATTTTTTGTAAAGGTTTTCTCTATTATTAAAGCTAAAACAATCTCTTTTATTTTTCTTTCAAGTGTTTTCTCAAAAGTAAGAAACATATTTCTTGCTAATTGCTGTGTGATTGTTGATGCACCCTGTGTGTACTTACCTTCTTTTATATTTACAAAGAATGCTTTAATTAATCGTAAAAAATCTATACCAAAATGCTTGTAAAATCTTTTATCCTCAAGTGTTATAAAAGCTTTCTGTATTAAAGGAGAAATTGAATCAAGGGGCACAGGTTCTCTTTTTTCTGTAAAAAATTCATAAACTATCTTCCCCTCCCTGTCATATACATAGGTGACCTTATCCGGTTTATAAAAATATATCATCTCAAGAGGAGGTAAATCCCTTGATAAATAAAAATAGAAACCAAGGAAAATTCCAGTTGTTAAAATTATAAAAATAATTAAAAAACTAATCCAATTCTTTGAAAACAATTTCATATATATACCTTCCCCTTTTTATACCCCATTTTTTTTCCCTTTTTACATATTCTGAAAGAATCTTCTCTAAATCCTTTATACTATTTACCTCTTTTCCCTCAATATGAATTATATTATCTTTCTCCCTGAGACCAATTCTTGCTGCATAACTTCCACTTTTTATATTTTTTAAAATAAGAGAACCCCTGTGCTCTTCAATTGTTGCACCAAGCATTTTAATAACACCTTCATATCGTGATATAGGTGCAAGATTGATTACCTCTTTATTTTTTCTTCTCTCTACTGTTATAACTACATTTTCATCACTTCTTAAAAGGTCTACTATTTTTTTATAATCAGAATAATTTTTTATAACATTTCTTCCAATTTTTACAATTACATCTCCTTTCTCTATCCCTGATTTTTGAGCAGGACTCCCTTCCAGAACAGATATAACTTTTATACCTTTTTCATCAGGTTTCACTTCAATACCAAGAAATCCCCTTGGGTAATAAGAATACTTTTTTAAGTAAAAAAGAACATTTTTTAAAATATTTGAAGGAATAGCAAAACCTATACCTTCAAAACCACCAGATTTTGATACTATAAAAGTATTCATCCCTATTACTTCACCCTTTGAATTGAGTAAAGGACCACCTGAATTTCCTGGATTTATTGCAGCATCTGTTTGTATCATTCCTCTGTAAATTCTTTCACCTTCTCCTTTAAAAGTTCTGTTAAGCGCACTTATAACACCCACTGTAACTGTTGGCTCAACATCTTCCCATAGGTAACCAAAGGGATTACCCATTGCTATTGCCCACTCTCCCCTTTCCAGTTTATCAGAATCAGCAAATAAAAGATAGGGTAAATTCTTTTCATTAATTTTTAAAAGAGCAATGTCGAGCGAATAATCAGAACCAATAACTTTTGCAACAAAATTTCTTCCATCAGGTAATGTAACAATTATACTATCAGAATTACTGATAACATGTTCATTTGTAAGAATTAAACCATCTTCTGAAATTATAAAACCCGAGCCCTGTGAAGAAATTTTCTCTTTATACTCTGGAAAATCAAAAAATTCAAAAAAATCTCTGAAAAAAGGGTCATTTATTATTGAGGGTGCAAGAGAAACATACCTTGTTTTAAAGCATGTAATTGAAACAACAGAATTTTGAGCCTTTTTAACAGCATTGATTATGGCATTTTCTCTTGATTCACTTATCTCCTTTTGAAATATTAAAAATAAAATTAAAAGAAAAGAATTTAAAAAAAAACTCATTTACTTATAAGTGATTCCCAGTCTTCAAGAAATCTTTTAAGCCCTATATCTGTTAAAGGATGTTTTAACATTTTATCAAGAACTTCTGGGGGAACAGTTACAATATCAGCTCCAGTAAGTGAAGCTTCTATCACATGAATTGGATGCCTTACACTTGCTACAAGGAGTTCAGCATCAAAATCATAGATTGAAAAAACTTGTGAAAGAACTCTCACAACTTCCATTCCTTCGTTTGAAATATCATCAAGCCTTCCTATGAAAGGTGATATATACCTTGCACCAGCTTTTACTGAAAGTAAACCCTGTGAAGGTGAAAAAATAAGGGTCATATTAACATTAATTCCCTCTGAAGAAAGCTTTTTTGTTGCCTTTAAACCTTCTTCTCCAAAAGGTACTTTTACAACAATATGTTTATGAACCTTTGACAATTCCTTTCCTTCTTTAACCATTCCATCAGAATCAGTGGCAATTACTTCTGCTGAAACAGGTCCATCCACTATTTCACATATTTCTTTTAATATTTCCTTACCCTTTTCAAAAAGCTCTCTTTTATCCTTAGCTTTAAAATCTGGATAAAGTCTTTTAATTTCCTTTGAAAGAAGACTTGGATTTGTGGTTGCTCCATCAATTATTCCAAGTAATTTAAATTTTTTAAGTTCTTCAAGATTTGAACTATCAAGAAAAATTTTCATTTCTTATTTCTCCTTCCTTAAAAGGATTGGAACCTTTTTTAGTAAAAATTTTAATTGAAAAATATATAAAAATTAAAGCAGAAATAAAACTTAATATGTTAATTAAAAACAGTAAAAAAATTATTTCATTGTTTGATTTAATTATAACATAAGGAATTGTCAAAATCAAAAGCCACATAAGTAATATATTAAAAACAAAATTTTCTCTCTGAATTGCAAAAAATATCCTTGAAAAAAATCTTGTTAAAAGATGAAGTAAAAGAGAAAGGGAGAGCAATAAAAATTCTGATGTGTAAAAAGTAAATTTATTTTTTGGGAAAAACAAATAAAGAAAGGTTTTCCCTCCGAATATTACAAGAATTGTAAAAGCTAAAACTGATGTAAAAATTAAAATAAGTGAATAAAAAATTGTTTTGAAAAATTTTTTTCTTTTACCTTCATAATAAGAACTTGCCACATGGGGATAAACTGGAACAAAATAGGAATTGAAAAATAACCTTACTGACTGAAAAATTGAAATTTCGGCGGTTAAATTACCAATTAAAGTATCAGAGATATTCTTAATTTTCATAAGTATTATGGGATAATTGTAAAAACCTTGGAAAACTGTATTGGAAAAACTCATTGAAAAAATGCCTTCTTTTAAAAAATTGAAATTTGCTTTAAATCTAAAACCTTTTTTTAAGTAAATAAAATATAAAACAAAGAAAAGAAAATTTGAAAATTCAGAAATAATGTATGGGATTATGAAAATGGGGATTTTATCAATTCCCTTTAAAAAGAATAAAAAACCAAAAATTAAAAATATTAAGCCTCTAATAAAAGTAAGTAAACTGAAAAGGTAAAAAAGTTTTTTTCCGAGAAGAATACCCCTACCTATTAATGAGATGGTTGAAAAAAAATGAGCTAAAAAGGCACATAGAAAAAGGAAAAAACTGTTATTAAACAATTTTTTTAAAAGCAAATCTTTAAAAACAAAGAAAAAAATAAAAGAAAAAATAAAGGTCAAAAAAACATAAGTAAAAGTTTCATCAAGTAAATCACTGAGCTTTTTATATTCATTTTTAGCTTTCAATTCAGTTATTTTTCTTGTTAAATAGTCCCTAAATCCTGAACCAAGAAAAAAGGAAGAAAAGGTATAGAAAGAATAAAAAATACCAAGTACTCCTACTCCTTCAGCGCTCACAATTTTGCCTACAAAGGATAAATAAAGAAAATAAAATACAGAATTTGAAAAAAGTCCAAAGGTTGACCATACTGTTCCACCAATTAGTCCTTTTGTGAATAAAATTTTTTGTAAGATTTCCTTCAATCTTCCTTATAATAACCCATTGATAAACCAAAGGAAAAATTAATACCCTTTAAAGGATTTGAAATTATAAAGTCTGAAAAATCTGGCCTATCAAGAAAATATCCTGAAGAATAAATTCCTTCCATTCTTAAATATAAGGTAAAAATTCCTGGCATTTCTCTTGTTAAATTTATGTTAAACTCAACACCACCCTTTATCACTGGATAAACATAATTTCTATAACTTTTACCTTTAAGTATAAGTTCCTGAAAACTTGTTCCTATTCCGACAATTGGATAAATACCAAGAATATCTGACTTAAGTAAGTTTGCTCCTCCATCAAGTATTCCTGTCTGAATGTAAAATCTGTTTAACTTATTATCTGAAACAAATTTATTTTGATGAAAAAGTAAACGCAAAAAAACTTTACCTGGGTTATAAAAACCACCACCAAATCCGTAGCCAAGGGAATAGTTTTTAACCTCCTCAGAATTCAAAAGTTTAATCTCATTGTTTATACCTTTCAAATCAAGATACTCTGAACCTGATTCAAGGTAAAGGGAAATACAGGAAACTAAAAATAAATTTAAAACAATTATTAATTTTTTCATTCTATGCCTCCTAAAATTATAAGTGCTCCACCAAGCAAAATTGCCCATATGCCTTCAGGTGGAAAAAAACCAGAGTAACCCATCGTTAAATACGGCCCTTGAAGCCATCTTTCAAAGGAAAATTGATAACCCAAGGAAAAATTTAAACAGGGAGAAAATTTACTTTTTTCTCTTTTAAGAATTTCCTTTGAAAATGTAAACGAAATTTGAAATCCACCCCTTAAATAGGGATAAAAAATAGTTGTAAAATCATTTTTGTAAACCCCATAGGCTTCAGAACTAAATATTCCAAGACCTATACCAGCATAGGGATAAATATAAGGTCTCATTCTGTAAAAGGGTAAAACACCAAAATTTATAGAACCCTGTAAATAAGTAAATTTTGTTTCAACAGCTTTGTATGTATCAGGAGGCGCATATAGCTCTGCCCCACCTTTCCATGTATAACCACCTTGAAAGGAAGCAAAAATTATTGCATTTTGATCCCTTGATATAGCATCAAAGGAAAGACCTATCATAGGATCTTCAGGATAGGGGGCCTTTATACTCTTTATATCATCTTTTATAAAAGGTATATCTCCCCTGTAAAGGGATATAGAACATCCCATTAAGTTTAAAAAAATTAAAAAATTTAATTTTTTCATTTTATCACCTCCCAAATAATTAAATAGCAAATATTATTCCATTTTAATTTTAAAAAAATTGCACAATTTTAATTCAAATAGTTATAAAAACTATTCTATTTTTATTACAACAATTTTTTCTTCTAAAAAATCCCTTATAGCATATTTGGGTCCTTCCCTTCCAAGACCTGAACCCTTCATTCCACCATAGGGCATATGATCAACTCTGAAAGATGGAATATCATTTATAATAACTCCTCCAACTTCAATCTCCTTTGCAAGTTTTAATGCTCTCGTTAAATCATTAGTTAAAATACCGCATTGAAGACCATATTCAGAATTATTTACCCTTAAAACAAGTTCTTCTTCTGTTTCAAATTCATTACAAACAGCAAGTGGAGCAAAAGCTTCTTTTGCACAAACCTCACTATCTTCAGGAGCATCTACTATAAGTATCGGATAAAAAAATGAACCTTCTCTTTTTAATTCTGGTAAAACCTTAGCACCTCTTCGAATTGCCCTTTTAACCCATTCTTCTGCTCTTTTTGCAGCTTCCTCTGAAATCATAGGTCCTACATCTGTATCTTCTTTTAATTGATCCCCAACTTTCAAATTTTTGATTGCATTCAGAAAGTCATTAATAAATTCATCCTTAATTTTCTTTTCTACATAAACTCTTTGAATTGATATACAAACCTGACCTGCAAGAGAATATGCACCTTTTATTATTCTTTCGAGGATTTTTCTGTAATCAAAATCTGAGAAAATACAGAGGGCTGAATTTGAACCGAGTTCAAAGGTCTTCTTTTTTAAACCCGCTATAAGAGATATTCTTTCGCCTACTTCTTTTGAACCAGTAAAAGTTATATGTCTTATTCTTTCATCCTTACACAAAGTTTCACCTACACTACTTCCACCACCTGTCAAAAAAGCAAAACCTTCTGCTGGAAAACCTGCTTCAAGAATTATTTCTGTTAGAATTTTCCCTGTTTTAGGGGTATAGCTTGATGGTTTAAAGATTATACTACATCCTGCTGCAATTGCTGGAGCAATTTTATGTAGAGCAAGGTTAAGAGGAAAATTAAAAGGAGTAATAGCAAGAACAATGGGATCAGGTTCCATTATTGTAAAAGCTATTCTTCCTTTTCCAAATTCAGAGGCATCCATTGGTATAAATTCTCCATAAATTCTTTTTGCTTCTTCAGCTGAAAAATTAATTGTTTCAAGTGCTCTTTTGGTTTCTATTCTAGCCTCATTAATTGTTTTTCCAGATTCTATTGAGATTGTTTTTGCAAGCTCTTCAAACTTTTTTTCAATTAATTCTTTAACTTTCATAAGAATTTTATATCTTTCAAAAGAAGTAAGTTTTTTAATTTTTTCTCTATTTTTATGGACAAAATCAATTGCCCTTTCTATCTGTATATGAGTGGCTTCAGGAAATTCATATACAATTTCCTTTGTCCCTTTTTTATAAACAGGAAAATATTTTTCACCTTCCTGCCATTTTCCTTCAAAAAAAATTTTTTCTTTCATTTTTGCCTCCTTGATTGAAAAAAAATTATAATTAAAGATTAAATAAATGGGCAATCTAAAAATTATAAAAGTTGAAAGTAAAAAGGATTTAGAGATTTTTATAGATACTCAAAAAGAAATCTATAAAGGACTTCCTCTTGTTGGTTATATTGAACCTTTAAAGATTCTGGAAAAAGAGCATTTAAACAAGAAAGGAAAAAATCCCTTATTTAAAAAAGCAAAAGTTGAATACTTTGTTGCCCTTAGAAATGATAAACCTGTTGGAAGAATAAGTGCATATAAGGCAAATCATAAAGTTTTTGGTGTTGATGAAAAAATAACCGGTTTTTTTGGACATTTTGAATCAATTCCTGACCAAGAAGTAGCAGATGCACTTCTTGAAGAGGCTGAAAAATTTTTAAAAAAAGAGGGTTCTAAATTAATTATTGGACCAGCAAGTTTTGCCTATGATGGAGTATATGGGGTTCAGATCAAAGGTTTCGAATACCTTCCCATGGTAATGACACCATGGAACCCGGAATATTATGCAGACCTTATAGAGGAAAAAGGTTATAAAAAAATTATTGATTTTTTTGCCTGGTTCATACCTTTGTATATTATACATCCAAGGTTATCAAAAATAGTGAATGCTGAGGAAAGGTTATATAAGGAAAATGGTATTAAAATTAGGAGAGCCAATTTAAAAGATTTTAAAAATGAACTTCAGAGAGTGAGAGAAGTTTATAATAAAGCATGGGAAAATAACTGGGGAACTGTTCCTCTTGATGAGGAAGATATGGAATATATAGCAGAAGAACTAAAACCTGTTATACTTCCAGATGCAGCACTTATAGCAGAAGTAAAAGATGAGCCAGTTGGCGTTGCAATAGGAATTCCAAATTTTCTTGAAGCCATAAGAGATTTTAGAGGAAGTTTAAATCCCATGAATGTTTTAAAATTAATATGGAGATTAAACAAAATTCCTTTTTCATCAAAAATTCCAAGATTAAAATCAGGAAGGTTACTTATACTTGGAGTAAAAAAGGAATATCAGGAAGGAGCTGGTGTTCTAATGGCAGCAAAAATCCTCTTAAAGGGTTATAAACTGGGTTATAGGTATGGAGAAGGCTCACTTACTCTTGAGAATAATTTAGAAATAAATAATTTAATTAAAAGATTGGGTGGATTGCCCTATAAGGTTTTTAGAGTTTTTTATAAAGAAATATGATGGAAATTTTTGAATGTAAAAGTTGTGGTTCTTTAATTGGTATTCAGGGAGAAAAAGAGCCTTTATTCTGTCCCTTATGTAGGGGTAAAATGATAAAAATTGAACTTGATGTTGACTTGAAAGTAAAAATCAAATGTCCTGAATGCGAAAATATATTCTTTGTAAAGGAAAACTTTTCTCCCTATAAATGTGCTTTTTGCAATTTCACCTTCATTTCTTCCCCTTTCCGTAAATTTGAAGAAAGACTCTAATAAAGAATACTAAATATCTGTATTCTTGAATTCATCTGTTCTACCACATAAACTTTTTTATTTCTTATAAAAATTCCCGCTGGTAACCTGAATTCACCTGGATTCCACCCTATTCCCTCTATACCAAGATATACGTTTCCGTACTTATCAAAAATTTGAATTCTGTGTAAGAAGGAATCTGTTACATAAATATACCCTTTTTCATCTACTGCTATACCTTTTGGCCTTACAAAAAAACCTGGTGCATTACCAGATTTACCGAAAACATTAATAACCTCTCCTTTTGGGTTTAAAATCTGAACTCTAAAATTCCCCCATTCACATACATAAATATTTCCTTCTGAATCAAGATTTATTCCAGTTGGATAAAGAAATTCTCCTGGTTTATTTCCTTTTCTTCCGATTGTATAAAGAAATTGACCCTCAAAGCTAAAAACCTGAATTGCCATGAGACTGTCATCAAGCACATATATCTTTTTTCTGTAATCGTCGACAGTAAGATTAACCGGTTTATAAAGCCCCTTTTTAATAACTAAATTTCCCTCAAATTCAGGTATTTTTATTCCATAAACTGCTTTTGCACCTGGATCAGCAACAAAAAGCATATTAAGTGCCTCGGAAAAGGCAACTCCTGTGGGTCTTGTGAATCTAAAACTTCTTGTTCCCTGATACCATTTAACTATTTTGTTTTTTTGATCTATAAAAACTATAGCAGCAAAACCAGGGTCAGCCACATAAATTCTTTCTTTACTATCAACAAAAATTCCGAAAGGATATTTTAAAAGTCTTGTTTTTTTTATTCCGAGAATTTTATCTACTGTTCTTTTTATTATATTTCCCTCTCCTACAATATCCTCTTTAGTAAATAAGATTCCCTCATATTTTATTTTTGCTTCTTCAGGAGGGGGTGGCCATACAAACTCTTTTTTTTCCTGAGAAATTAAAATTAAAAATACTAAAAAATTCATCTTTTAACCTCCGGTTTATGGGGATTATGGCATTTAATACAATCATCACCTTCAAAATGAAAATCAATTTTATGACAGTTATTACATAAATCCAAATTTTTTAAAAGCTTAGATTTACCTCTATGAAGTTTATGACAATCTATACAGGCTAAACTCAAATGTTTCCCTGAAAAAAGTTCAATCTCTAAATGACATTTTTCACAAAAAATAGGATCAATACTTCTTAAAAGGTATTTATAATTCCTTTCATGAGGATCATGGCAGGTTGTGCACTTAATTTCTCTCTCTTTTTCATCAATAGCATATTTTCTAATGGGGTGATTGTCTTCTTTATAGTTAATTCCTAAAAAAATAGAAGAAGTATCAGGAATTTCATAAAATTTTGCTATATTGCTATATAAAGTTATAAGATAATTTTTATCAGTATGACAGTTCATACAGGTAAGGGAAACATAGTCAAAATCTTTAAAGTTTTCTTTTAATTCATCATCTGGTATTATTTTAATAAGAAAAGGACCTTTTGAGTTATGGGATGAATGACAAAATTTACATATCCTCTCTCCTTCTCTATTTCTAAAATCATGAGGAAAATTGACTAAAATTAAAAAGAAAAAGAGTTTCATTTCTTATGGCATACAGAACATACAGGTTTATTTGGCCATTTTAAATGAAATCCAAATTTTGTGCCATGAGAGTTGTGACAGCTATTACAAAAGATACCTTTTTTATCACCAGGGTGATTTGCAACAGGATGATGGATACCGTATAGTTCCTTTTCATGACAAATTATGCAGAGAGAATTGATTTTAGTTTTTAAAAATTTATCCTCCATAGAAGAATGCGGATCATGACATATAACACAATCACCTCTTGCATAGGGACTGTGAAGATAAAAACCTTCTTCAATTTCATGGCATTCTTTACAAACTTTTTCTGAATTTGGTCTATCAAAAATACTTTTATGACAGTTATCGCAAGCTAATTCCTCAAAGGGTGGATGAAATCTTAGACCTTTATCAAATTTTTCCTTATGACAGGTAAAACAGTCAAGTTCTTCACTTTTTGAAACTTTTTTATATGTTATTGAATGGCAATTTTTACAAAATTTTTCCACTTCTGATTTATGAAAATTATATAATTTTGCATCAACTTTGAAGTTTTCAGAAGGAAGTGAATAAATAATAAGAGTCTGTGATTCAGTTTTATTATTTTTTTCATAATAAAGAGTTATTTCATTTTTACCATTTTTAAGTTCTACTATAAAATGTTTTATATTTTCAGCTCTAAAAGTATCGTAAATAATTTCTGGTTTTAAAAGCCATGCTTTATCAGCTTCAAGGATTATTCTTATAAATCTATCCTTAACAAAGATAGCTGATGGGGGTGTTAAAACTGCAAAAAAAAGTAAATAAATCAATATTCCGCCTTTCCGTGACATGCAGGTCCGCATATTCCTCCTTTTTTATTTTTTTCAAATTTAAAAGTCAATATATAATCATTGGGACCAAACTTTTTTCCACCTTCAACAAAAAATGGATTATCCGAATAATGGGGATTATGACACAAAGAACAGGTTATTCCCTTATCCTTTTTGACGTGAAATTCATGTAAATTTAATCCATTTTTTTTAAAATTAGTTTTTTCTGAAAAAATAGATTCTGGATCATGACAGTTAAAACAGAGTTCATATTGAAGGTATGTAAAGGTAGTGTAAAGTTTATTTGGATACATTGAATTAAGAAGAAGAGGAAATTGAGAAGAGTGGGGATTATGACAGTTTATACAATTTTCTAAAGGAGGATGTTTATATTTTTTTATCTTATAAAAATTTTCCATTTCTGTATGGCATTTAAAACAGAGAGTATTTACCTGATTTAATAAATAAGATTTAGAATTATTACCGTGAACATCATGACAATCCTTACAATTACCCTCAATAAAGGGATTATGGATACTTATCAAATTTTTTAAAATTTCTTTATGACAGTTTGAGCAAAGATAAGGAAGTTTTTCCTTAAGAAGATGATTGATAGGGGAAGAGTGAGGATTATGGCAGATAGAACAGTCCTCATTCACAGGTGGATGTTTCGATGAAGATTTATCAGAATGGCAGGATAAACATAGTTCAGTAACATTTTCAATCTTTTTAAATGGGTGTTTTCCGACAAGTTCATGACACGAAGAACAATCTTCTTTTGCAGGTGGATGGAGAACTTTTTCCTCAATTAATAAATCATGACAACCCTTTTTAATACAATTTTCCTGCTGAAAAATTAAAAATAATAAAATAATTTTCATTTTAATTTTATATTTCTTTTAACTAAAAAGTGGAAAATTATATTACTTTCACTTTCAGGATATATTAAATAAATATAAGTAAAACCTAAACTTAAAATCAAATCCCCATAATTTCTTTCAAAAGCTATTTTTAAATCATTTTCAAATTTCTCACTGAAATAAAATTTTTCCTCCAGAGTGAACATATTGAATAATCTTAAAGGAGCACTGAAAGAAATTCTTATAAATTCCTTTCTTGTTAAGGAATACTCTGTTTTAATGTATTCATTTACATAACTGAAATTAAAGGGAATTTCTTTTGTGTTAAATTCTACTCTTGTATGATACTTTATCCAAGTGTTTATATTATTATTTATTCTGGTGATATCTCTGAAATAATAAAAATTTAAGGATAAAAGGTATCTTTTTGAATTATAACTTAAATTGATTCCTGAATAATAACCGTATTTTTTTTCATTTTTTAAAATCCATGTGTCATTAAAGGTTTTATAATATAAATCAACAAAAAATCTCAA from candidate division WOR-3 bacterium includes these protein-coding regions:
- a CDS encoding PBP1A family penicillin-binding protein, which produces MKLFSKNWISFLIIFIILTTGIFLGFYFYLSRDLPPLEMIYFYKPDKVTYVYDREGKIVYEFFTEKREPVPLDSISPLIQKAFITLEDKRFYKHFGIDFLRLIKAFFVNIKEGKYTQGASTITQQLARNMFLTFEKTLERKIKEIVLALIIEKTFTKNEILERYLNQIYFGEGIYGIKTACKHFFGKSPKNVTWAEAALLAAIPKNANIYSPFKNPELSKKRRDFVLKVLYENKVIDKKTYEKALKEPLPQKQDKDKESVKSIGRYYFEEVRKYINSLYGEDFLYKEGVKVKLSMDLRLQKIAEKIVDSILPIYDKRVRTYYKGRYKKSDSLKLEVAMIAVDVETGDVLALIGGRNFLKSQFNRAIQAKRQVGSAFKPFIYLTAINSGIFPGDPVEDLPYVIEDDGSGKPWKPRNFDDQFMGLITVRDALAHSRNLATVHILEKIGPESVIEFANRLGIKGYIPPVLSIALGSPSLSLWEMCESYLTIANLGKRKKMHLINEIELSNGNIIEKFTYEPEKVFDEREVYILVDMMKSTFQYGTAYYAKDYGFKGIAAGKTGTTDKYTDTWFIGFTPKILCGVWVGFDSVMTIFDRATGAVLALPIWSLFMKRSNEILGIPDTVDFKKPGGIIYATVCTETGELATEFCPKKRVEIYIEGKEPKVLCSKHLKERSPLKRGKL
- a CDS encoding trypsin-like peptidase domain-containing protein, whose amino-acid sequence is MSFFLNSFLLILFLIFQKEISESRENAIINAVKKAQNSVVSITCFKTRYVSLAPSIINDPFFRDFFEFFDFPEYKEKISSQGSGFIISEDGLILTNEHVISNSDSIIVTLPDGRNFVAKVIGSDYSLDIALLKINEKNLPYLLFADSDKLERGEWAIAMGNPFGYLWEDVEPTVTVGVISALNRTFKGEGERIYRGMIQTDAAINPGNSGGPLLNSKGEVIGMNTFIVSKSGGFEGIGFAIPSNILKNVLFYLKKYSYYPRGFLGIEVKPDEKGIKVISVLEGSPAQKSGIEKGDVIVKIGRNVIKNYSDYKKIVDLLRSDENVVITVERRKNKEVINLAPISRYEGVIKMLGATIEEHRGSLILKNIKSGSYAARIGLREKDNIIHIEGKEVNSIKDLEKILSEYVKREKKWGIKRGRYIYEIVFKELD
- the fsa gene encoding fructose-6-phosphate aldolase encodes the protein MKIFLDSSNLEELKKFKLLGIIDGATTNPSLLSKEIKRLYPDFKAKDKRELFEKGKEILKEICEIVDGPVSAEVIATDSDGMVKEGKELSKVHKHIVVKVPFGEEGLKATKKLSSEGINVNMTLIFSPSQGLLSVKAGARYISPFIGRLDDISNEGMEVVRVLSQVFSIYDFDAELLVASVRHPIHVIEASLTGADIVTVPPEVLDKMLKHPLTDIGLKRFLEDWESLISK
- a CDS encoding aldehyde dehydrogenase family protein; the protein is MKEKIFFEGKWQEGEKYFPVYKKGTKEIVYEFPEATHIQIERAIDFVHKNREKIKKLTSFERYKILMKVKELIEKKFEELAKTISIESGKTINEARIETKRALETINFSAEEAKRIYGEFIPMDASEFGKGRIAFTIMEPDPIVLAITPFNFPLNLALHKIAPAIAAGCSIIFKPSSYTPKTGKILTEIILEAGFPAEGFAFLTGGGSSVGETLCKDERIRHITFTGSKEVGERISLIAGLKKKTFELGSNSALCIFSDFDYRKILERIIKGAYSLAGQVCISIQRVYVEKKIKDEFINDFLNAIKNLKVGDQLKEDTDVGPMISEEAAKRAEEWVKRAIRRGAKVLPELKREGSFFYPILIVDAPEDSEVCAKEAFAPLAVCNEFETEEELVLRVNNSEYGLQCGILTNDLTRALKLAKEIEVGGVIINDIPSFRVDHMPYGGMKGSGLGREGPKYAIRDFLEEKIVVIKIE
- a CDS encoding 6-bladed beta-propeller, with translation MNFLVFLILISQEKKEFVWPPPPEEAKIKYEGILFTKEDIVGEGNIIKRTVDKILGIKKTRLLKYPFGIFVDSKERIYVADPGFAAIVFIDQKNKIVKWYQGTRSFRFTRPTGVAFSEALNMLFVADPGAKAVYGIKIPEFEGNLVIKKGLYKPVNLTVDDYRKKIYVLDDSLMAIQVFSFEGQFLYTIGRKGNKPGEFLYPTGINLDSEGNIYVCEWGNFRVQILNPKGEVINVFGKSGNAPGFFVRPKGIAVDEKGYIYVTDSFLHRIQIFDKYGNVYLGIEGIGWNPGEFRLPAGIFIRNKKVYVVEQMNSRIQIFSILY
- a CDS encoding cytochrome c3 family protein; this encodes MKLFFFLILVNFPHDFRNREGERICKFCHSSHNSKGPFLIKIIPDDELKENFKDFDYVSLTCMNCHTDKNYLITLYSNIAKFYEIPDTSSIFLGINYKEDNHPIRKYAIDEKEREIKCTTCHDPHERNYKYLLRSIDPIFCEKCHLEIELFSGKHLSLACIDCHKLHRGKSKLLKNLDLCNNCHKIDFHFEGDDCIKCHNPHKPEVKR